Proteins encoded within one genomic window of Edaphobacter lichenicola:
- a CDS encoding molybdopterin molybdotransferase MoeA, translating to MQPAAAVLGFDQALAMVLQHATAVPRPPSESLALLDCGNRVLAKPVLADRDQPPFHRSTRDGFALRASDTPRPLKVVGQVRAGEQWQGSTLEPNAAIEIMTGAPIPEGADAVVMIEHVERDQGSIRLLAGRTIRSGENIVPQGSEARAGQTVLAPGSPIEGAEIALAASCGYSELQVFRKPKVAIVATGDELVDLTATPAPQQIRNSNSYGLAELIRRAGGEPIQLPIAPDRRPELEQTIRAARRCDLMLLSGGVSMGKYDLVEEVLQALGAEFFFTGVRMQPGKPLVLGRLPAESNLPPQFFFGLPGNPVSTQVTFHCFVEPMLRAMAGAGVQQPRFLQATLAEDVAGKAGLMRVLPARWTSDRIRPEVRLVAWQGSGDLAANARANCYAVLPPDKDHFAAGDVITILLR from the coding sequence ATGCAGCCAGCGGCCGCAGTTCTAGGTTTCGATCAAGCTCTGGCGATGGTGCTGCAACACGCAACGGCTGTGCCGCGTCCGCCGAGCGAATCACTTGCGCTCCTTGATTGCGGGAATCGCGTCCTAGCCAAACCCGTTCTGGCGGACCGCGATCAGCCGCCGTTCCACCGATCGACCCGGGATGGATTCGCCCTGCGGGCGTCCGACACACCCCGCCCGCTCAAGGTAGTAGGCCAGGTAAGGGCCGGCGAACAGTGGCAGGGCAGCACGCTCGAACCCAACGCCGCAATTGAAATCATGACTGGCGCACCGATTCCTGAAGGTGCCGATGCCGTCGTGATGATCGAGCACGTTGAACGCGACCAAGGCTCGATCCGCCTGCTCGCCGGACGAACGATTCGAAGCGGAGAGAACATCGTTCCCCAGGGAAGCGAGGCTCGTGCCGGCCAAACCGTATTGGCCCCCGGCTCCCCAATCGAGGGCGCAGAAATCGCACTCGCCGCCTCGTGCGGATACTCAGAGCTACAAGTATTTCGCAAGCCGAAGGTAGCGATCGTCGCAACCGGAGACGAGCTGGTAGACCTGACCGCAACGCCCGCCCCCCAGCAGATCAGAAACTCAAACAGCTACGGTCTGGCCGAGTTGATCCGGCGCGCAGGAGGAGAACCGATACAGCTCCCCATTGCACCGGACCGGCGACCCGAGCTGGAACAAACCATCCGCGCCGCGCGCCGTTGCGACCTTATGCTTCTCTCCGGTGGCGTCTCCATGGGCAAATACGATCTCGTGGAGGAGGTTCTACAAGCTCTCGGCGCAGAGTTTTTCTTCACCGGCGTCAGGATGCAGCCCGGCAAGCCCCTCGTCCTCGGCCGCCTGCCAGCCGAGAGCAACCTGCCTCCACAATTTTTCTTCGGACTGCCCGGCAACCCAGTCTCCACCCAGGTAACCTTCCATTGCTTCGTCGAGCCGATGCTGCGTGCCATGGCCGGAGCAGGCGTGCAACAGCCCCGCTTTCTTCAGGCAACGCTGGCGGAAGACGTCGCTGGAAAGGCCGGCCTGATGCGTGTTCTCCCCGCCAGATGGACCTCCGACCGCATTCGCCCAGAAGTAAGACTCGTAGCATGGCAGGGATCGGGCGACCTCGCCGCTAACGCCCGGGCAAACTGCTACGCCGTGCTCCCGCCCGACAAAGATCACTTCGCAGCCGGGGATGTCATCACGATTCTCCTGCGGTAG
- the moaC gene encoding cyclic pyranopterin monophosphate synthase MoaC yields the protein MDDVDYTSEQLMDDDPEPLGNDADFPPLAPVPLHLSHYDQAGEAHMVDVGEKTLTRREAVAAAFVELSPAVLKALPQNPKGNPLEVARFAGIQAAKQTSNLIPMCHQIALSFVDIQTKIVEGGVAIEATAATTAGTGVEMEAMVAASIAALTVYDMTKALDKGIRIREVGLIRKSGGKSGEYRRESP from the coding sequence ATGGACGACGTAGACTACACCTCCGAACAGCTGATGGACGACGACCCGGAACCGCTAGGCAACGATGCGGACTTCCCTCCCCTGGCCCCCGTGCCGCTGCATCTCTCGCACTACGATCAAGCGGGCGAAGCGCACATGGTCGACGTCGGCGAGAAAACGCTGACGCGACGCGAGGCAGTCGCAGCAGCATTCGTCGAGCTCTCCCCCGCAGTGCTCAAGGCGTTGCCGCAAAACCCCAAAGGCAATCCGCTGGAGGTAGCACGGTTCGCAGGAATTCAAGCGGCAAAGCAAACCTCCAACCTGATTCCGATGTGTCATCAAATCGCGCTGAGCTTCGTAGACATACAAACAAAGATCGTCGAAGGCGGCGTCGCGATCGAAGCCACAGCAGCAACAACAGCCGGAACAGGTGTCGAGATGGAGGCCATGGTGGCCGCCTCCATCGCAGCGCTGACGGTCTACGACATGACCAAAGCGCTCGACAAAGGAATTCGAATTCGCGAGGTGGGGTTGATACGCAAGAGCGGTGGCAAGAGCGGCGAATACCGGCGCGAAAGCCCCTAA
- the egtD gene encoding L-histidine N(alpha)-methyltransferase, giving the protein MPSTTFAPDEPLISTIDAVAYEARTGLSATPKTLSPWLFYDEAGSHLFEQITELPEYYLTRTERSIFAANASEILSEAALGQGPSGKLTLIELGAGTATKTGILLAEAVRQQGSVVYQPVDVSETALAEASENILSNIPGVTVRSQVTDYTREALPLNRLPDTRTLALYIGSSIGNFMPEDARDVLRNLRAQLLPGDTLLLGTDLAPNGGPVANKTVATLLAAYDDAAGVTAAFNLNVLTRLNRDLGADFVPANFRHRACWNPAESRIEMHLESLIAQRVHIPVNSSGRAFTVDFARGESIHTENSYKFTSAAVDALLASAKFRKMKSWEDPQHLFAVTLATAV; this is encoded by the coding sequence GTGCCATCAACGACCTTCGCGCCAGACGAACCGCTGATTAGTACTATTGATGCTGTGGCGTACGAAGCACGCACGGGCCTGTCCGCCACACCGAAGACCCTTTCCCCCTGGCTCTTTTATGACGAGGCTGGGTCGCATCTCTTCGAACAGATTACGGAGCTGCCGGAGTATTATCTGACTCGGACTGAGCGAAGCATCTTCGCGGCTAATGCCAGCGAGATTCTGAGCGAGGCTGCGCTTGGGCAGGGGCCCAGCGGAAAACTTACCCTGATCGAGCTGGGCGCTGGAACGGCAACCAAAACGGGCATACTCCTGGCCGAGGCCGTTCGGCAGCAGGGGAGTGTGGTCTATCAACCTGTGGATGTCTCCGAGACCGCCCTTGCAGAGGCGAGTGAAAATATCCTTTCGAACATTCCTGGCGTTACCGTTCGCTCGCAGGTTACCGACTATACTCGCGAGGCGCTTCCGCTCAATCGTCTGCCCGATACGCGGACGCTGGCGCTTTACATCGGCTCGAGTATCGGTAACTTCATGCCGGAGGATGCGAGGGATGTTCTTCGTAATCTTCGCGCTCAACTGCTTCCCGGGGACACTCTCTTGCTTGGCACGGACCTTGCGCCCAATGGTGGCCCTGTCGCCAATAAGACGGTGGCCACGCTGCTTGCCGCGTACGATGATGCTGCTGGAGTGACTGCGGCTTTCAATTTGAATGTGCTTACCAGGCTCAACCGCGATCTTGGCGCTGATTTTGTGCCGGCAAACTTTCGCCACCGTGCTTGTTGGAACCCTGCAGAGTCACGCATCGAGATGCATCTGGAGTCGCTGATCGCTCAGCGCGTGCATATTCCCGTGAACTCCAGCGGTCGGGCGTTCACGGTTGACTTTGCGCGTGGCGAAAGTATTCATACCGAAAACAGTTACAAATTTACCTCGGCTGCAGTGGACGCTCTGCTGGCATCGGCGAAGTTCAGGAAGATGAAGTCCTGGGAGGACCCGCAACATCTGTTCGCGGTGACGCTGGCGACTGCGGTTTGA
- a CDS encoding M16 family metallopeptidase has translation MTPLFAFKKIAAATLLCGLASASMAFAANDLPAAKPLKLPELKYEKYTLPNGLVILTHEDHRLPLVAIDLWYHVGPLNERAGRTGFAHLFEHMMFEGSEHVGEKAHFKYLEGAGATDINGTTDFDRTNYFETLPSNQLELGLWLESDRMGFLLEGLDRVKLTNQRDVVRNERRQGEGTPYALADEQAYHMLFPHEHPYYASVIGSHADIEAARINDIRDFHQHFYTPNNASIAIAGDFDPAKLKALLTKYFGPIPQGPAVEPVTVKTPPITTQKRATVTDSVQLPRLSVAWLTPPVFTPGDAETDLLVHILGGGKASRLYRKLVYEQQVAQTVTCNLNALKLGSIADCDITAKPGVSLDTLEAALWKEVASLQSDGPTQAELDRARTVDVTAKITGLQRLGGFGGVADTLDRYNQFLDDPGYLPKDIARYQAATVASVKQAATQYLGKDQSVVVNCVPGKKVVDDVPRSPDNTDADVKLTAPYTAQFEDQQNWRKTAPAPGPTTAFHLPVPKTFTLANGLQVYLLEDHSLPVYSAAVVARAGSESDSTAKAGLAGFTARLLTEGTTQRSATTLADNAEQIGTTLTSTADVDSANASLSALSNNTEAGLDLLSDVIEHPAFAPEEVERIRKQRLVAILQEGDQPVASVLRVGFRTLYGDHPYGIRSIGNTDGIKSITRDDIATFWQAHYGPKDSALVLAGDVNESEVKHLADKYFAPWSASAATATAVPPAPAPPGLKIVIVDKPGAPQTALYAIGLGLPRTTPDYPAVMIMNNVLGGLFASRINMNLREEHGYTYGASSGFMMYRTGGPFYSGAQVRTDVTAPAAKQLMLELNRIRTEPPTEAELKLAKDSLLHSLPGDFETTKASVGGLRQIFIYSLPTDYFAKLPARFEAVTPAEVAKAAQTDVHPDQLILMAVGDRAKIEPGLKELNLGPIEYRDTTGNIIK, from the coding sequence ATGACACCTCTGTTTGCGTTCAAGAAAATCGCCGCAGCGACACTTCTATGCGGCCTTGCATCTGCCTCGATGGCCTTCGCCGCAAATGATCTTCCGGCAGCCAAGCCGCTGAAGCTCCCCGAACTCAAGTACGAGAAGTACACCCTGCCCAACGGCCTCGTCATCCTCACCCACGAAGACCATCGCCTCCCCCTCGTCGCCATCGACCTCTGGTACCACGTCGGTCCGCTCAACGAGCGCGCCGGCCGCACCGGCTTCGCCCACCTCTTCGAGCACATGATGTTCGAAGGCTCCGAGCACGTCGGCGAAAAAGCCCACTTCAAATATCTCGAAGGCGCCGGCGCCACCGACATCAACGGCACCACCGACTTCGATCGCACCAACTACTTCGAGACCCTCCCCAGCAATCAGCTCGAGCTCGGCCTCTGGCTCGAAAGCGACCGTATGGGCTTCCTCCTCGAAGGCCTCGATCGCGTCAAGCTCACCAACCAGCGCGACGTCGTCCGCAACGAGCGCCGCCAGGGCGAAGGCACTCCCTACGCGCTCGCCGACGAGCAGGCCTACCACATGCTCTTCCCGCATGAGCACCCCTACTACGCCTCCGTCATCGGCTCCCACGCCGACATCGAAGCCGCCCGTATCAACGACATCCGCGACTTTCACCAGCACTTCTACACCCCCAACAACGCCAGCATCGCCATCGCCGGCGACTTCGATCCCGCAAAGCTGAAAGCTCTCCTCACCAAATACTTTGGCCCCATCCCGCAAGGTCCCGCAGTCGAACCCGTCACCGTCAAAACCCCGCCCATCACCACGCAGAAACGCGCGACTGTCACCGACTCCGTCCAACTCCCGCGCCTGTCTGTAGCCTGGCTCACCCCTCCAGTCTTCACTCCCGGCGACGCCGAAACCGACCTCCTCGTCCATATCCTCGGCGGAGGCAAGGCCAGCCGCCTCTACCGCAAGCTCGTCTACGAACAACAAGTTGCCCAGACCGTAACCTGCAATCTCAACGCCCTCAAGCTAGGCTCCATCGCCGACTGTGACATCACCGCCAAACCCGGCGTCTCGCTCGACACCCTCGAAGCCGCCCTCTGGAAAGAAGTAGCCAGCCTCCAATCCGACGGACCCACTCAAGCCGAACTCGACCGCGCCCGCACCGTCGACGTCACCGCCAAGATCACCGGCCTCCAGCGCCTCGGTGGCTTCGGCGGCGTAGCCGACACCCTCGATCGCTACAACCAGTTCCTCGACGACCCCGGCTACCTCCCCAAAGACATCGCCCGCTACCAGGCCGCAACCGTCGCCTCCGTCAAGCAGGCCGCCACGCAGTACCTCGGTAAAGATCAAAGCGTCGTCGTCAACTGCGTCCCCGGCAAAAAAGTAGTCGACGACGTCCCCCGCAGCCCCGACAACACCGACGCCGACGTCAAGCTCACCGCCCCCTACACCGCGCAGTTCGAAGACCAGCAGAACTGGCGCAAAACCGCACCCGCACCCGGCCCCACCACCGCCTTCCACCTCCCGGTCCCTAAAACCTTCACGCTAGCCAACGGCCTCCAGGTCTATCTCCTCGAAGATCACTCCCTGCCCGTCTACAGCGCCGCAGTTGTAGCCCGCGCCGGCAGCGAGTCCGACTCCACCGCCAAAGCTGGCCTCGCCGGCTTCACCGCCCGCCTCCTCACCGAAGGCACCACCCAGCGCTCCGCCACCACACTCGCCGACAACGCCGAGCAGATCGGCACCACCCTCACCTCCACCGCCGACGTCGACAGCGCCAACGCCAGCCTCAGCGCCCTCAGCAACAACACCGAAGCCGGCCTCGACCTCCTCTCCGATGTCATCGAGCATCCCGCCTTCGCACCCGAAGAAGTCGAACGCATCCGCAAGCAGCGCCTCGTCGCCATTCTCCAGGAAGGCGACCAGCCCGTAGCCTCCGTCCTCCGCGTTGGCTTCCGCACCCTCTACGGCGACCACCCCTACGGCATTCGCTCCATTGGTAACACCGACGGTATCAAATCCATCACCCGCGACGACATCGCCACCTTCTGGCAGGCCCACTACGGCCCCAAAGACTCCGCGCTCGTCCTCGCCGGCGACGTCAACGAGTCCGAGGTCAAACACCTCGCCGACAAGTATTTCGCCCCCTGGTCCGCCTCCGCAGCCACAGCCACCGCCGTCCCCCCCGCCCCAGCCCCACCCGGCCTCAAGATCGTCATCGTCGACAAGCCCGGCGCACCGCAAACCGCGCTCTACGCCATCGGCCTCGGCCTTCCCCGCACCACGCCCGACTACCCCGCCGTCATGATCATGAACAACGTCCTCGGCGGCCTCTTCGCCAGCCGCATCAACATGAACCTCCGCGAAGAACACGGCTACACCTACGGCGCCAGCTCAGGCTTCATGATGTACCGCACCGGAGGACCCTTCTACAGCGGAGCGCAAGTCCGCACCGACGTCACCGCCCCCGCCGCCAAACAGCTCATGCTCGAACTCAACCGCATCCGCACCGAACCACCCACCGAAGCCGAGCTCAAGCTCGCAAAGGACTCTCTCCTCCACTCCCTCCCCGGCGACTTTGAAACCACCAAAGCCTCCGTCGGCGGCCTCCGTCAAATCTTCATCTACAGTCTCCCAACCGACTACTTCGCCAAGCTACCCGCCCGCTTCGAAGCCGTCACCCCCGCCGAAGTCGCCAAAGCCGCCCAAACCGACGTCCATCCCGACCAGCTCATCCTGATGGCCGTAGGCGACCGTGCAAAAATCGAGCCCGGCCTGAAGGAACTCAACCTCGGCCCAATCGAGTACCGAGACACCACCGGCAACATCATCAAATAA
- the sucD gene encoding succinate--CoA ligase subunit alpha, with protein sequence MAVLVDKNTRLIVQGITGREGTFHAKGCAEYGTTVVGGVTPGKGGTTHEGWPVFNTVEEAVKETGANVSVIFVPPPFAADGILEASAAGVPLVICITEGIPVLDMVKTWEFVRGTKTRLIGPNCPGVISPGKAKVGIMPGRIHKEGSVGIVSKSGTLTYEAVYQLTTRGIGQSTAIGIGGDPIIGTTHIDALKLLNEDPETEAIIMIGEIGGSAEEAAAKYIKEHVKKPVVGFIAGQTAPPGRRMGHAGAIISGGEGTAAEKMKAMTEAGITVVKSPAEIGEAMARVLGKA encoded by the coding sequence ATGGCGGTTTTGGTTGATAAGAATACGCGGCTGATTGTGCAGGGGATTACGGGGCGTGAGGGGACTTTTCACGCTAAGGGCTGCGCGGAGTATGGGACGACGGTTGTGGGTGGGGTGACGCCGGGTAAGGGTGGGACCACGCATGAAGGTTGGCCGGTGTTCAACACCGTCGAAGAGGCGGTGAAGGAGACGGGGGCGAATGTTTCGGTGATCTTTGTGCCGCCGCCGTTTGCTGCGGATGGGATTCTGGAGGCTTCGGCTGCCGGGGTGCCGCTGGTGATTTGTATCACTGAGGGGATTCCTGTGCTGGACATGGTGAAGACGTGGGAGTTTGTGAGAGGGACGAAGACGCGTCTGATTGGGCCTAACTGTCCGGGGGTTATTTCGCCGGGGAAGGCTAAGGTTGGGATTATGCCGGGGCGGATTCATAAGGAAGGCTCGGTGGGGATCGTTTCGAAGTCGGGCACGCTGACGTATGAGGCGGTGTACCAGTTGACGACGCGGGGGATTGGGCAGTCGACGGCGATTGGGATTGGGGGCGATCCGATTATTGGGACGACTCATATCGATGCGCTGAAGCTGCTGAATGAGGATCCGGAGACTGAGGCGATCATCATGATTGGGGAGATCGGCGGGTCGGCGGAAGAGGCTGCGGCGAAGTACATCAAAGAGCACGTGAAGAAGCCGGTGGTTGGGTTTATTGCTGGGCAGACGGCTCCTCCGGGACGACGGATGGGGCATGCTGGCGCGATCATCTCTGGCGGTGAGGGGACGGCTGCGGAGAAGATGAAGGCTATGACGGAGGCTGGGATTACGGTGGTGAAGTCTCCGGCGGAGATTGGCGAGGCTATGGCTCGGGTGCTGGGGAAGGCTTGA